aCAAATTTGTCCAGTTCCTCCATGAACACATAATTCATTAGATAgacgaagtatgcaggagcattggtcaagccgaaagacataaccagatactcatacaacccatatctggtggagaaagcggtcttaaGCACATCCTCTGGTctaatttttatctgatggtaaccagacctcaaatcaattttggagaatacctttgccttagacaactgatcaaataaaatatcaatgcggggcaacgggtacttattcttgattgtcacagcattgagtggacgataatccacacacatgcgcaatgacttgtccttcttattcacaaatatagcaggacaactccatggagaagcactaggtcggataagacctttctctaacagatcttgtaccTGAACCTTAAGCTCtgccaactcattgggtggcatcctataagaccTTCTTGAAATAGGTGCAGTgcccggcactaactcgatcttgaactCGACATCTTGATCAGGTGgtaaaccaggtagatcatcaggaaatacatttggaaattcacacactactggaacatcctcaattttcgGGGTCTGGATGCATTAGtagtgttgtggagttctagctctctaGGAAGTGACACTAGAAAAGCCTCCTGGctaataggatccctcaacataacgaccctagtggaagtatcaatgagcactccatgaccactcatccacttcattcccaagatcacatctatccCTAAACTCGGCAAAACTACCAGATCGGCTGTATACACTCGTCCCTCTATTTTGATACTCACATCTGGTACTATTTGATTGAtagaaatattacttccagctgcactaatgcaataactacctgTGGACAGTGTAACTACCTTCTGATTATAgtttgatgcaaaagctggactcataaatgaatgcgaagcaccggaatcaaatagtacaactaccgAATGTTGATTCACTAGGTACTTACCCGCAGTAACCACCTCTCTAGAGGGTATCTCAGtcacgttggtgtagttaacatgtccttgacgagcaccagaattcccttgcttctgatggttcttctgaggatatggacaattcttggaccaatgacctgtcctaCCACAATTCCAACagggcctgtttgctggtggaacaaAAGAATTCCTAGGTCCggtggtgccctttggaagaggtacagtaAAGGCCTTCTTGAAACCAGTCTTGACCTGATTCTTCTTCTGTGGTGGCCGGTACCTAACAGCTGTAGCCGGTGGGCAAAACTGAGTCTTTGCTACTGGAGCTTTAGCTTGAGAGGCACTagcctcaaatgccctcttgtGATTTTTGGAAGTAGCATAGACATTattgttattctcttgagtaagagcatcgcttacgaactcatttaaagtgacactcttgttgtttcccatggatttcatcagtttgggactaagccctctcttgaagctagcaattCTCTTTGATTCAGAATCAACGAAttctggagcataccttgccagatgattgaaggcatgaagatattcagtgagtgtcttggtgccttgcaccagcttcataaactcattgtgcttCATGGCCATCAACCCgtgaggaatataatgactcttgaaagccaCCTGGAATTGATTCCAAATGATCTGAGCATTTACCGGTAGGGTGGACCGATAATGTCGCCACCATATACCTGTTGGACCTTGTAGCAGATGCGAAGCGtactccgccttcatctgctctgtCAACCTGAGCAAACGGAACTTATGCTCCAGCGTGTTCAACCACTCTTCTGCCTGAagcggctcttcagcttctttgaagactggtggcttggtatcttggaattccttgaaatcactaaactggttgggctctggtCCCTGTCGTTGATTGCGGCCCTATGCTTGATGCTAGGCCAGGGTACGCATAGCGTCCCCCaacgcacgctgaccttccacgagcatggccaacagatcagacagggtgggcggtggtggcggtgggagatcatcatcaccactaccccaGCATGGCCTGAACGCATATTGCGCGACATCTGCAGAAGTGCATTTGTGAataatgatggacgatgtcagatacattgcagatgaattgtagaattatgccaaactgaacttattggagagattaatttcgtacaataaacagaggcacaataattcatccttatAACATCGCCATAACTTTACTTTGCACATTCACGCGATGCATACACTCACATGCCAAATTTTGCCAACATCAAAGCTGGACTTTTATTTAAAGCTCACATCCATATGGAGCCAACATGCAAGTTCCAGAGATTACATCCAAGTCTCTAACTGAAATTAAATTACATGTTCTTCCAAGGAAAGCAAAAGATAGGCTCTAGTCCATCTAGCTTAGTGCTATAGCGAAACTACACATCTTCATCAGTGTCAGCATCGATCACTCCTTCACAGTCTTCATCCTCGACAGGGTcgagttcctcctcttcttcatcttctggtACTGCGATGACATTGGCATCTAattccatgccatcatcatcaacgAAGATCACCTGTGGTCCTCCCACCACGGGGTACATAGGAATAGGATGAGGAATCGGGTTGAGCTGATTATTGAGGCGGTGAACATCAATTTGCAGTTCTTCAATTTGGCGGAGGAGTTCATTCTCTTGGATTTCCGCTCGAATTCCTATCATGATCCTAGCATTGTCCCTGGTATGAGCTAGACGGAGTGCGTCATCTCGCTCATGAGTTAACTACGTCATCCGATCTTGATTAACATCTCTTTCCCTGACAACACTTATGAACTACTGCCTGCGGTTTTCCAAAGAGCTCATAAGACCACCGATATCATTTCAAGCTGTCCTAAGCTCCTTACCATTCTTGCACGCACGCTTCTTCCACTTGAGCTGTTCATTCAATGCCTACCGAAGGGCTGTCAAAGCACCGACATAAGTGCCCTGGCAATCCTGAAACAATTTTAGaacagccatcatagcactcatggcAGGTCCTGAGCTCTATGCCCTCTCTACCTCAGTCATTTCCAAGGGATTATCCTCAAAATTCAGCCACTCTACCTCAGACAGAGCTACTCGAGGAATGGTCTCAGCTGGTCCGTCGATCAACTCGTCACCAAACTCCTGACAAATATCAAGTAGAACTTCCAAAGCTGCCATCTGTGCATACGGTACATttagcacaaactatgcacctatcttacatcaacactaaaaccatctccaaacgaaccgaacgagattccacatggcccatgtcacctaggagttccatcgggtgtgtccaaaatgatttttgagcctatggtacggaacgcaaaccgtgcaccgatcttgcgtcaagattagcacaatctccaaacggaccaaaacaagcttccagttgagcttcgtcacctaggagtaccatcggctgcgtcctaaacgatatctgagcctatggtatgtttggcgcaaaccgtgcacctatcttgcactaacactaacaccatctccaaaaggactgaatgagattccacatgacccatgtcacctaggagttccatcgggtgcgtccaaaacgatatctgagcatatggtacgtttagcacaaaccatgcacctatcttacatcgacactaacaccatttccaaacagatcgaacgagagtccacatgacccacgtcatctaggagttccatcgggtgcgtccaaaatgatttccgagcctatggtacgttctgcgcaaaccgtgcaccgatcttgcgtcaagattagcacaatctccaaacggaccaaaacaagcttctagttgagcttcgtcacctaggagtaccatcaggtgcatcctaaatgatatctgagcctatggtacaattggcgcaaaccgtccacctatcttgcactaacactaacaccatctccaaacggaccgaacaagattccacatgacccatgtcacctaggagttccatcggatgcatccaaaacgatatctgagcatatggtacgtttagcgcaaaccatgcacctatcttacatcaacactaacaccatctccaaacggaccaaacgagattccacatgacccacgtcaccttggagttccatcgggtgcatccaaaacgatttttgagcctatggtacggaacgcaaaccgtgcaccgatcttgcgtcaagattagcacaatctccaaatggaacaaaacaagcttccagttgagcttcgtcacctaggagtaccatcgggggcatcctaaatgatatctgagcctatggtacaattggcgcaaaccatgcacctatcttgcactaacactaacaccatctccaaacggaccgaacgagattccacatgacccacgtcacctaggagttccatcgggtgcgtccaaaacgatatctgagcatacggtacatttagcgcaaactatgcaactatcttacatcaacactaaaaccaactccaaacgaaccgaacgggattccacatgacccatgtcacctaggagttccattatgtgcgtccaaaatgatttttgagcctatggtacggaacgcaaaccgtgcaccgatcttgcatcaagattagcacaatctccaaacgggTTTGTCCATCAGCTTCAACGCTCCAGCCAAGCCACTGGGATCTGTTTGCGTGAGGCGGGACAACCACCTCAACATCATACCACAGCATCCCACCTTCAGCCTCCCCTTGTTTCCAAGTATAACGAGGCGGCTCCGCATATCCCACTGAATGTAGCACTCTCCACAGCAGGGTTGGAGTGCCAAACACGAGCAGGAATGTGTCGCTCCTAGGTGGTAGTGCTGGTGCGGCCATCTGTAGTAACATTGcaacttgggtgtgagaggattatcttacaTGATGAGAAATCTATAacagaataattaaagataagggagggagtgatgcaaaaatgtaatggcatgagtgaacatgatgcaagcacgttccgtatgtcctcatgaatcttaggaaaaatttaaaattctagcgacataaacggtggcatacatacgttctctcatatacgtatctagtcgagctacacgttgcgtTGTTAGTATACCTAcagacaaattcattgcagcccatcccaacaaaaaagaaataagcacacaatgaaagcagtaaactaagatactctccatatatacattctcggatatatatacttcggtatccaaagctacccgagagatacacccacaattaagtaccttcatatgtacatgtgtgcaacatgtaaatattccggtaaccacaactaactctcccctagaccaacagttggacggtcatgctctcacaacttacTTTACTTAGGCGtggaggcaattgatccatacattaccacccaagcggatggcatccatacaatagcacgccgtatggacgatgaaatacaTGAAAGCATATGGGTAatagtgattgcttttgtacttgtactcttataaattggtcggttctgttgttggacttccccctacccaaaagaattttaattccatatgggtaatagtggatcatttaacaaagtctgctcattttatactagttagagttgactatcgaccaagtgactttgctgagttatattttaaccagatagtacgtctccatggtgttcctcgaaccattgtatctgacagaggacctcagttcaccgctcatttttgggaacatttgcacaagataaTAGGGACCAACTTggttagaagttctgcttatcatccacaaacctctgGACAGATggagcgggtgaatcaaatattggaagacatgttaagagcttgtgtaatatcatccaaaggttcatgggataaatAGTTACCCTTgactgaattttcctataataatagttaagAAAAATATGTATGGATCTAaaaatatgtttattatttaacctaagtctagtatttaagaaaaatatgacatgagcacttgaagtggaaattttggatgaataaaataggaacttgaaatgtgtttttaaatgcatgcaaacttatttaaattatatcttgagcttCTAtgatctaaaaattatgaaattttgtgggtaaacTATTCttccttagtagaagctctggtaaaaatttgagagtcattgcaggtatggtttttgagttatagattttgcttttatcattgattgattcttgtgtaaatttttgtaaattatctaggtatcctatgaccatgaaactttgtgggtagcatcctagtaccttaaggatgctaggacaaatatgaaatctgttgcttgacacttttcactagggtttcctatttatgtcattttaagcctttatgccttgtcatttttgtgtaggatgttatacttgtttaaatgctgtgaaatttatgtaatagcctattggagacatgtataagctactgtaatttttgtggaattttctgtacactttggacatatgtttattatttaacctaagtctctaaataaattattaaaggcatgaaaataatttatttaggaatggacacTATGTTTTTTGGTGTTGTTTTAACATGTGtcatgagttagtaaagttgatTTTGTCCATTTGGATGTTTGCAAtgtaagttaataattaatttCTTGCTTTGTGTATTTCTGGACAAttctgggaactttataaagttcaccatgatacaTTGAGTTTCTGGGAAAGTGGtgattacaaaagttgtagataacttatgtatatatctcctgttaaaatttggtggtatttaacccagtagtttgagagttatgtcagttggaagacagcactcccaactgcctactCTCTGGAATCCACGGACAGTTGTGCAAGATCAGTCTGTgtgacctagtttgagtttgaattagacttGGATGattaaacgaaagttgtagacaatttataatatttctagaaagtcttaaatcatggtagttggatctgtagaactccagttatggatcaaactggtagctactgtttgtagcctaaaaactgttgagtgcagtgaatgacttgtttgctttatatgagttgatgtgatgatttagatgctaggctaattaagataaattgttagttgtaggtgctagacctcttactgaagatgaacaactttatcttaggttgttagagcttggtgagtgtgcagttcttgttttctaatagagatatgcacctactcggtaaaataaaTGTAAAGCTTGTATCATCATGTTGTTCATgtgtccatctatacatggctgtacattttcatcatcgtcttccatctcttgtgcatgcatgattcttatactatgcatatgcatgcaataggtgttccggagggagtcacgcttctggaattcgagcaagtgcttccggaggagcagcaggaaGTGCAGGAACCCGAAGAAGGAGCcagcgaagaagttcttgagtgataggaactggatgcaaacacttgttgcatatatatctattccttgtccagtaaacataccctgaatcctatttaggtccaggagcgaatcaaagcttagccttgcttagactggtaaaagtcaggtgatttcctgtcacctacaagttaggataatgtctggtcacggttggctataattgctatcgtggagaataaccatgtgttaataatgaattgtgaccggatgggacgtcgatagagaagcaacaaggtaaggaggtcttgggtgtggatctatccccgtctgtgtcggttaaggaccaatttgttgtacgtcctcatgttatgttgaacgcatgcctatcacttagttggccggataactcattccgaccgcgaagccgagtagctcaattcaggccggaagtctgggaagtgaaagtgcgcaccctggcggtagtaaggatgtgcggggagctattggcgtaagtccgaggtgagattgaccacctggcagagtggactccctgagggtgcggcgctgctcagaaCCGCGattcctaaattgtaccaaaggtgacctgaggttgccttcgcgcggt
The sequence above is drawn from the Miscanthus floridulus cultivar M001 chromosome 15, ASM1932011v1, whole genome shotgun sequence genome and encodes:
- the LOC136507376 gene encoding uncharacterized protein, yielding MIGIRAEIQENELLRQIEELQIDVHRLNNQLNPIPHPIPMYPVVGGPQVIFVDDDGMELDANVIAVPEDEEEEELDPVEDEDYVAQYAFRPCWGSGDDDLPPPPPPTLSDLLAMLVEDTKPPVFKEAEEPLQAEEWLNTLEHKFRLLRLTEQMKAEYASHLLQGPTGIWWRHYRSTLPVNAQIIWNQFQVAFKSHYIPHGLMAMKHNEFMKLVQGTKTLTEYLHAFNHLARYAPEFVDSESKRIASFKRGLSPKLMKSMGNNKSVTLNEFVSDALTQENNNNVYATSKNHKRAFEASASQAKAPVAKTQFCPPATAVRYRPPQKKNQVKTGFKKAFTVPLPKGTTGPRNSFVPPANRPCWNCGRTGHWSKNCPYPQKNHQKQGNSGARQGHVNYTNVTEIPSREVVTAGSYCISAAGSNISINQIVPDTPKIEDVPVVCEFPNVFPDDLPGLPPDQDVEFKIELVPGTAPISRRSYRMPPNELAELKVQLSKAKVFSKIDLRSGYHQIKIRPEDVLKTAFSTRYGLYEYLVMSFGLTNAPAYFVYLMNYVFMEELDKFVVVFIDDILIFSTNAEEHAKHLRVVLSRLQEHKLYAKFSKCEFWLKKVPFLGHVLSDEGISIDPSKVQEVMDWKAPTSVHEVPV